GCTAAAACGGAGTTAGGTAAAGTCGTGCCAAAAGAAATTTTATCACTGTCAACAATGACCTTTGCACCTACTTCTTTCACTAGCAAGGAAGCCCATGGTTCAGGAACGGAAGCAAAATCAACTTTTCCTGATTGAAACAACCCTGCATACTGTGCTGGATTTCCAGTAGTATGTTTCATCGTTCCACCGATTCGAGTAGATTTAAGACCGTAGTCCTTGGCAAATGTTTCAAATTGAACATCATGTGTACATCCAACCCCAGGAGTAATAAATGTCTTACCTGCTAGATCATCAACGGTTTGAATGCCACTTTTTTTACTTGCTACAACGACCGTTCCACCAGAAGATCCGCCTGCAATAATTTTCACATCGGCTCCATTCGCAAAATGATTCATCACTGGACCTGGTCCTACTAAACCTGCTGAAATATCCCCTGTCTTAAGGGCCGTCATAAAAGCACCGCCATCGGGAAATGTTTTATATTCAATAGTCACATCTTCCCCTAATACTTTTTCAAACAATCCTTTTTCCTTTGCAATCATTGCTGGAACATGGTCAATATTTGGGAAAAAGCCGATGACAACCTTTTTCTTGCCGTCGTCTGAACCTGAGCTTTTTTCCGAACTACAACCAGCTAGGACACCTGCTAGTAATAATAAGACTACCGCGAAAAAACTCATGAAATTTTTCATCATTTTATCCCCTTTCTTAACATTCTAATGGTAAAATCCCTACATTTGTCGGTTAATAACACATGAAGAAGATGCTTTAGCAACTATTAAGACGATGCTTGCTCTAATCCCCAACGTCTCATCACATTCTTTTCAACACGTTGGAAAAATAGTAAATCGACAATTGTACCAATAACTCCGATCAAGATCATCACCGCAATGACCAAGCTCATATTTCCAAAGTCTGAAGCGTATTTTAACGTGTATCCTAAACCAGGACCTGTACTTAAAATTTCCCCCGCCATTAAAGCTCTCCATGCGAATGCCCATGCAAGTCTTGCACCTGTTACCGCATACGGGATCGAAGCTGGAAATATAATTTTGATAAACAAATCAAATCCGGAAGAACCCATTGTTTGTGCGGCTTTAATATACAGTGGGGAAACATTTTTAATACCAATTCGCATATTGATTGTCATGACTAATGTTCCACCGAGAACGACGATAAAAATAACCGCTTTTTCATTCAATCCAAACCACATGATTGCTAGTGGCAGCCAAACGATACTAGGAACACTCTGAAGAGCTAGAATAAGTGATCCTAATGTGTCATCTGCTGTTTGCGATTTAGCCAATAAAATTCCTAACGATGTCCCTAGAATAAGTGCGATCGTTAATCCAATCAATAGTCTTTGGAAGCTTGCACCTAAATCATAAATAAGTGTTTTGTCTATGAATCCTTGGATAAGAGCCTCCCATACATCGGTCGGTTTTGGCATGATGTCTGGGCCCCATCCACCAGCACGTACACTCATTTCCCAAATGACAATAAAGAGGACGTAGAAGACAATTTGTTTAATTACCCGCTGCATAAGCTAATTCCTCTTTAACGACTTTATCAATCTCACCTTTCAGGAGATCGACTATTTTTTCTTCAAGTATGGCAACTTCCTCTTGATTAGATTGACGAGGTCTGGGGAGATTAACGTCAAGATCTGCAATAATTCTACCTGGCCGAGTCCCCATGACGATGATCCGGTCTGAAAGCTTTATCGCTTCGTTAATACTGTGGGTAACGAATACGATTGTTTTCTTCGTATCGACCCAAATCTTCTCAAGTTCTTCATGAAGTCTTGAACGAGTTTGTTCGTCCAATGCCCCAAATGGCTCATCCATCAGTAATAATTTTGGGTCCATTGCTAAAGCTCGAGCAATTGCTACCCGTTGTTGCATTCCCCCTGATAACTCGTGAGGAGAGTGCTCGGAATAATTACTTAATTGCACCATTTGTAGAAAACGGAGAGCCACTTTCTTCGCTTCACTCTTATTCATTTGTTTTCTTAAAGGGAACATGACATTTTCCACAACAGTCATCCAAGGGAATAATGCAGCTTGTTGAAAAACCATTCCGCGGTCGATTCCAGGCTTAATAATTGGACTCGCCTCTAAGAAAATTTCGCCCGTTGTAGCATTGGTTAATCCAGCAACCATCGATAATAGAGTCGATTTACCGCAACCAGATGGGCCTATAATCGAAACAAATTGCCCCTCTTCAATTGAAAAATTTATATCCATTAACACATCTTGTGTCATATGACGATTTTTATATTTTTTTGAAAGATTCTTAAATTGTAAAAACATCCTTTCACCTACTTTAATTATAATTCCTATATATTAAATCGGATTAATTAGTATTATAGCGTTTCACACGATAATGTCAATTATTTCTCGCTATATTTTGAAATTTATTTGCCAATAAAAAAATGAATAGTTCATTTCATTCCAAGCATCCTATCTATATATGGATAATTTTAAAAATAATTGAAGAAAGTGATGAATGTGATGAATGTGAAAGTATTTTATTCATTCAACCTATCGTTTGGTCGGTGATTAATCGTTCTATTTATCAAAATAGTGAGGGGGAAAATTCTGATGGATATCCAAGGGAATCAGGAACAACAACCATTATTTCAGCCTTTCTTTGCACAAGCGGAAAAAGGGTATGAAGTCCTTCCCGATTTATTTGTATTGCGCACGATGATAGTCAATGTATGTTTTGTTGGGGAAAGAGGTAGTGATCACTGGGTTCTAATTGATGCAGGAGTTGGGCCCGCTGCAGAGTCCATTCTGCAAACTGCTGAAGAACGTTTCAGAGGGATCCCGCCTAAAGCCATTATTTTAACCCATGGACATTTTGATCATGTTGGAGCATTATCTGAATTACTGGAGCATTGGGATGTTCCTATATTTGCTCAAGAGGAAGAATTACCTTTCTTAACGGGAAAAGAAGATTATCCACCTGCGGATCCAACAGTAGGAGGCGGCTTAATGAGTTTGATTTCTCCTTTATATCCAAATGAAGCCATTAATCTTGAAAATCGTATTCATGCCTTGCCAATCGATCATAAGGTTCCATACATGGATGGTTGGAGATGGGTCCATACACCGGGACATACACCAGGACATATTTCCTTATTCCGGCATGAAGATAGCGCTTTAATTGCTGGAGATGCATTTATTACAGTGAAGCAAGAATCTGCTTTAGCTGTTATAACACAGGAGAAAGAAATTCATGGTCCCCCAGCCTATTTTACAACAGTTTGGAAAGCTGCTTGGCACTCAGTCCGAATCCTTGAAGCCCTAAAACCAGCCTACGCCATAACCGGACACGGCTTTGCTATAGAAGGAGAAGAATTAACAAAAGGCCTAGAAAACCTAAGCTGCAACTTCAAAGAAATCGCAATTCCCAATAATTAGAGGGTGCCTGGCACCCTCTAATTTTGCCCAATTATAAATTATTTTAAAATTTTCAGAAAATTTTGTTGCTATTTTCGAAATGTCTGTTATATAATAAATAAAAATATGAACAACTGTCTTAATACAGGAAGTGGTTGTGATAAAGAGACTTTTTTAAGGGAGTGGAAATAACAAAATGAAAAATTTGAAACAAGAGGCATTAGATATTCACCGTTACCACCAAGGAAAATTAGAGGTGAGCGCAAAGTTAAACGTGAAGGATATAAAAGATCTTAGCCTAGTCTATTCCCCTGGTGTTGCTGAGCCATGTCGGGAAATACATGAAGACAGCGAAAAAGTTTACGATTTTACAATGAAAGCAAACACGGTTGCAGTCGTAACAGATGGTACAGCTGTATTAGGCTTAGGTGATATTGGTGCTGATGCTTCTTTACCGGTTATGGAAGGAAAAGCGATTCTTTTCAAGAACTTCGCTGGTGTCGATGCATTCCCAATCTGTATCGGTTCAAATGACATTGAAGAAATTATTAAAACAGTTAAACTTCTAAAAACTGGATTCGGTGGTGTCAATTTAGAAGATATTAAGGCTCCAAATTGCTTTATCATTGAAGAACGTTTAAAAAAG
The nucleotide sequence above comes from Oikeobacillus pervagus. Encoded proteins:
- a CDS encoding ABC transporter permease; amino-acid sequence: MQRVIKQIVFYVLFIVIWEMSVRAGGWGPDIMPKPTDVWEALIQGFIDKTLIYDLGASFQRLLIGLTIALILGTSLGILLAKSQTADDTLGSLILALQSVPSIVWLPLAIMWFGLNEKAVIFIVVLGGTLVMTINMRIGIKNVSPLYIKAAQTMGSSGFDLFIKIIFPASIPYAVTGARLAWAFAWRALMAGEILSTGPGLGYTLKYASDFGNMSLVIAVMILIGVIGTIVDLLFFQRVEKNVMRRWGLEQASS
- a CDS encoding ABC transporter ATP-binding protein, which translates into the protein MFLQFKNLSKKYKNRHMTQDVLMDINFSIEEGQFVSIIGPSGCGKSTLLSMVAGLTNATTGEIFLEASPIIKPGIDRGMVFQQAALFPWMTVVENVMFPLRKQMNKSEAKKVALRFLQMVQLSNYSEHSPHELSGGMQQRVAIARALAMDPKLLLMDEPFGALDEQTRSRLHEELEKIWVDTKKTIVFVTHSINEAIKLSDRIIVMGTRPGRIIADLDVNLPRPRQSNQEEVAILEEKIVDLLKGEIDKVVKEELAYAAGN
- a CDS encoding ABC transporter substrate-binding protein, whose amino-acid sequence is MKNFMSFFAVVLLLLAGVLAGCSSEKSSGSDDGKKKVVIGFFPNIDHVPAMIAKEKGLFEKVLGEDVTIEYKTFPDGGAFMTALKTGDISAGLVGPGPVMNHFANGADVKIIAGGSSGGTVVVASKKSGIQTVDDLAGKTFITPGVGCTHDVQFETFAKDYGLKSTRIGGTMKHTTGNPAQYAGLFQSGKVDFASVPEPWASLLVKEVGAKVIVDSDKISFGTTLPNSVLATSGKLIKEDSALVKKIVDAHKEAIQFINENPEEAKEIAIKTIKDITKQELEKDIVDRSWERIHYTSEVNADVIQQFADSSYDLKFLKDQPKFAELIDKQFLENKKVTKK
- a CDS encoding MBL fold metallo-hydrolase; protein product: MDIQGNQEQQPLFQPFFAQAEKGYEVLPDLFVLRTMIVNVCFVGERGSDHWVLIDAGVGPAAESILQTAEERFRGIPPKAIILTHGHFDHVGALSELLEHWDVPIFAQEEELPFLTGKEDYPPADPTVGGGLMSLISPLYPNEAINLENRIHALPIDHKVPYMDGWRWVHTPGHTPGHISLFRHEDSALIAGDAFITVKQESALAVITQEKEIHGPPAYFTTVWKAAWHSVRILEALKPAYAITGHGFAIEGEELTKGLENLSCNFKEIAIPNN